Proteins encoded together in one Vitis vinifera cultivar Pinot Noir 40024 chromosome 4, ASM3070453v1 window:
- the LOC132253637 gene encoding uncharacterized protein LOC132253637, whose product MEIAMIRANVEEDREAIMAMFLNGLNRDIANVVELQHYVELEDMVHMAIKVERQLKRKGTRSFQNPGSSASWRPNGRKDEGVVFKSKTKPPKRRDEAPNVNKGKNESQTRNRDIKCFRYLGVGHIASQCPNKRTMIARVDGEVETESEEDDD is encoded by the coding sequence ATGGAGATTGCCATGATTCGGGCTAATGTAGAGGAGGATAGAGAAGCTATTATGGCAATGTTTCTGAATGGGTTGAATCGGGACATTGCCAACGTGGTGGAGTTACAACACTATGTGGAGTTGGAGGACATGGTGCACATGGCAATAAAGGTGGAACGACAActtaaaaggaaaggaactcGGTCATTTCAAAATCCCGGCTCCTCTGCTTCATGGAGGCCAAATGGGAGGAAAGATGAAGGGGTTGTTTTCAAGTCCAAAACCAAACCGCCAAAAAGGAGAGATGAAGCTCCCAATGTCAACAAAGGTAAAAATGAATCCCAAACTCGTAATCGTGATATTAAATGTTTTCGTTATTTGGGAGTAGGTCATATAGCTTCACAATGCCCAAATAAGAGGACCATGATCGCACGTGTTGATGGAGAGGTGGAAACTGAAAGTGAGGAAGATGATGACTAG